A part of Oncorhynchus gorbuscha isolate QuinsamMale2020 ecotype Even-year linkage group LG09, OgorEven_v1.0, whole genome shotgun sequence genomic DNA contains:
- the LOC124042759 gene encoding uncharacterized protein LOC124042759 produces MAFGINLWIVLLCSIFSEHLRSDCAPHDARRLRGYMYSGSSQVEDEQKQPGDGYPQDPIKPTFSTSGSVQNDATPRETGPNTHNQELSRRGSASSSVQPAPRMLGLSGSIASRISVSHNKRHTRASITSGQSVTSPSAVKMVSSWEAKPFHYSLVQATLDLFRISWEAIYSKQPPRILWHKVESTSPQGKWLPPLTFKLPHVVLQELHLDQVLCILGLLKVGVQQMRTSPASLNMSSHTRVDMPPPVVVQLLVNMPRV; encoded by the exons ATGGCTTTTGGAATTAATTTGTG GATCGTGTTGCTTTGCTCCATATTCTCAGAACATTTAAGATCTGATTGTGCTCCACATG ATGCCCGGAGATTAAGAGGCTACATGTATTCTGGCTCTTCCCAAGTGGAAGATGAACAGAAACAACCAGGTGATGGCTATCCTCAGGATCCAATCAAACCAACTTTTAGTACTTCAGGATCTGTCCAGAATGATGCTACTCCCAGAGAGACTGGCCCCAACACCCATAACCAGGAACTATCCCGCAGAGGCTCTGCTTCAAGCTCTGTCCAGCCTGCCCCAAGAATGTTAGGCCTCTCTGGCTCTATAGCCAGTAGAATCTCTGTCAGCCACAACAAGCGTCACACCCGTGCCAGTATAACCTCAGGCCAAAGTGTCACCAGCCCTAGTGCAGTGAAGATGGTTTCAAGTTGGGAAGCAAAACCTTTCCATTACAGCCTCGTTCAAGCAACTCTGGATCTGTTCAGAATTTCCTGGGAAGCCATTTATTCAAAGCAACCCCCCAGAATTCTGTGGCACAAAGTGGAATCTACCAGTCCGCAAGGGAAATGGCTTCCACCCCTTACCTTCAAGCTCCCTCACGTGGTTCTTCAGGAACTTCATTTAGACCAGGTCCTCTGCATTTTGGGTCTACTGAAGGTGGGAGTGCAACAAATGCGTACAAGCCCAGCTTCTCTCAATATGTCAAGCCATACCAGAGTAGATATGCCTCCGCCAGTAGTGGTTCAACTTCTAGTCAATATGCCCAGAGTATAG